A window of the Gemmatirosa kalamazoonensis genome harbors these coding sequences:
- a CDS encoding replication initiator protein A, producing MPLASRRSQVTTVLLDRALEVLPLFRLSDSADDGALQYAPDGGGRWRVLPAPGDRLPGTFDQDVYVELLHRFHEADCPDDGALTFTLHSFLRTMGRKADGRTYEQLRAALSRLERTTLESTDAWFSAASGAPATLSFTILSAVVIERRRVGDREQLALFPSLTANEPGDARVVLSPPLRANIAAQHVTTISWSRYQQLNSPVARRLYRLLAGLRVESAGRWRAPLDRWAEQLPLSQRYPSHLQRVLQPAHEMLVAGGVVRSAAIRQEGREWWVEYAMK from the coding sequence ATGCCCCTCGCGTCCCGTCGCTCGCAGGTGACCACGGTCCTCCTCGATCGCGCGCTCGAGGTGCTGCCGCTGTTTCGCCTCAGCGACTCGGCCGACGACGGGGCGCTGCAGTACGCCCCGGACGGCGGGGGCCGCTGGCGGGTGCTGCCGGCACCGGGTGACCGCCTCCCCGGCACGTTCGACCAGGACGTCTACGTCGAGCTGCTGCACCGCTTCCACGAGGCCGACTGCCCCGACGACGGCGCGCTCACGTTCACGCTGCACTCGTTCCTGCGCACCATGGGGCGCAAGGCGGACGGCCGCACGTACGAGCAGCTCCGTGCGGCGCTGTCGCGGCTCGAGCGCACGACGCTGGAGTCGACCGACGCATGGTTCAGCGCGGCCAGCGGCGCGCCGGCGACGCTCAGCTTCACCATCCTCAGCGCGGTCGTCATCGAGCGTCGCCGGGTGGGCGACCGCGAGCAGCTCGCGCTCTTCCCCTCCCTCACCGCGAACGAGCCCGGCGACGCCCGCGTCGTCCTGTCGCCGCCGCTGCGCGCGAACATCGCCGCGCAGCACGTGACGACGATCTCCTGGAGCCGCTACCAGCAGCTCAACTCGCCCGTCGCCCGCCGTCTCTACCGATTGCTCGCCGGGCTCCGCGTCGAGTCGGCCGGCCGCTGGCGCGCGCCGCTCGACCGGTGGGCCGAGCAGCTGCCGCTCTCCCAGCGCTACCCCTCGCACCTCCAGCGCGTGCTCCAGCCCGCCCACGAGATGCTCGTCGCCGGCGGCGTCGTACGCAGCGCGGCGATCCGGCAGGAGGGGCGGGAGTGGTGGGTGGAGTATGCCATGAAATGA
- a CDS encoding SDR family NAD(P)-dependent oxidoreductase — protein sequence MNVLITGVGREGQIGEALAAAFAADGARLLLVDRTRANVEARAAAVRARGAEAHAFDCDLTDADALARLADDAGQALGGESLDAVVCAAGGFGPTGPLDQGSVADWDRMLAVNLATAHRTTRALLPSLRRRGGALVYFTSPAALPGAAAGGIAAYAAAKAGVIALMRAVAADERAHGVRANAVALSAVRTTANVAAMGGDGPFVEREDVARVVRWLCSAESASVTGQIVRLG from the coding sequence ATGAACGTCCTGATCACCGGAGTGGGCCGAGAGGGGCAGATTGGCGAGGCGCTCGCCGCGGCGTTCGCGGCGGACGGTGCGCGGCTCCTGCTCGTGGACCGCACCCGCGCAAACGTCGAGGCGCGGGCCGCCGCGGTGCGGGCGCGCGGCGCGGAGGCGCACGCGTTCGACTGCGACCTCACGGACGCCGACGCCCTGGCGCGGCTGGCCGACGACGCCGGGCAGGCACTCGGCGGCGAGTCGCTCGACGCGGTGGTGTGCGCGGCCGGGGGCTTCGGCCCGACGGGACCGCTCGACCAGGGGAGCGTGGCGGACTGGGACCGGATGCTCGCCGTGAACCTCGCGACGGCGCACCGGACGACCCGCGCGCTGCTCCCGTCCCTCCGCCGGCGAGGCGGGGCCCTCGTCTACTTCACGTCGCCGGCGGCGCTGCCCGGCGCGGCCGCGGGTGGCATCGCGGCGTACGCGGCGGCGAAGGCGGGCGTGATCGCGCTCATGCGCGCGGTGGCCGCCGACGAGCGGGCGCATGGCGTGCGAGCGAACGCGGTCGCGCTGAGCGCGGTGCGGACGACGGCGAACGTGGCGGCGATGGGCGGCGACGGGCCGTTCGTGGAGCGGGAGGACGTCGCGCGGGTGGTGCGGTGGCTGTGCTCGGCCGAGTCGGCGAGCGTGACAGGGCAGATCGTGCGGCTCGGCTAG